One Flavobacterium sp. 90 DNA segment encodes these proteins:
- a CDS encoding ATP-binding cassette domain-containing protein, with amino-acid sequence MKKHIFEVDGIQKRFNERVILSDVYLKCETSDIIGLFGRNGSGKSTLLKIIFGLVSAPGKCIRIDGVSKNNSANLSNQISYLPQEQSVPNHLSVKKVISLSIDKQNRTIFCDDEFIQSVLEKKIGHLSSGELRYLEIKMVLFNPAKFILLDEPYNGLSPVMVEVVNEMIKANSIKKGIIITDHNYQSIIKIATQLVLIKEGKTHVLKEKSELVDKGYLTTSAFL; translated from the coding sequence TTGAAAAAACATATTTTTGAAGTTGACGGAATCCAAAAACGTTTTAATGAAAGAGTGATACTTTCAGATGTTTATCTGAAATGCGAAACTTCAGATATCATAGGTTTGTTTGGTCGCAATGGTTCTGGGAAATCTACTTTACTGAAGATTATTTTTGGGCTTGTTTCTGCTCCGGGAAAGTGTATCAGGATTGATGGCGTTTCAAAGAATAATTCTGCCAATTTATCGAATCAAATTAGTTATTTGCCCCAGGAACAATCTGTGCCAAATCATTTGTCTGTAAAAAAGGTAATTTCGCTTTCAATCGATAAACAAAATAGAACGATTTTTTGCGATGATGAATTTATTCAATCTGTTTTAGAGAAGAAAATTGGACATTTGTCTAGTGGAGAACTTCGGTATCTGGAAATTAAAATGGTACTTTTTAATCCCGCAAAATTTATTTTGCTTGACGAACCATACAATGGATTGTCTCCCGTAATGGTCGAAGTTGTTAACGAAATGATCAAAGCAAATTCGATTAAAAAAGGAATTATTATAACTGATCATAATTACCAAAGTATAATCAAAATTGCAACTCAGCTAGTTTTGATTAAAGAAGGTAAGACACATGTTTTGAAGGAAAAGAGCGAACTTGTAGATAAAGGATATTTGACAACTTCTGCTTTTTTATAG